Proteins encoded within one genomic window of Aquarana catesbeiana isolate 2022-GZ linkage group LG03, ASM4218655v1, whole genome shotgun sequence:
- the LOC141132282 gene encoding endogenous retrovirus group 3 member 1 Env polyprotein-like: MRLLIAIIVILTGLKEGESNSCDPCIKTTRVGSVTTKMLLWHSHYQCKGTDTGTCIHNGTTYSMCSVEDQITCYDPTYAPYKTWLTVRSFSSTGKLINRTLITDPSTAASLTFDACAAINLNPFPRGGCGGLEWEREYLRNDRYICSGKLGPSCANEEWNYCPTWGCAAWGTWGMKNQDAILQSLASSSSCTVGSCTPVNFTIHNPVRFLAQWGNKFGVHIYGKGSDPGTIVYVSLETELTKSVNHQLFHSLYEELATGMEMPPSTKNLFIELAESVADNLQVTDCYVCGGTTMGDQWPWEAREKDYDVPFSATSEQPPERIRSEWHLKTSIIGKYCIARSGPQYRTHVGEMACLGQQFYNNTSKNTSWWSDSNVPVPDPHPFTNFTHLKGLWENLTKESNWKAPENLYWICGNKAYSELPQDWSGACVLGTLKPSFFLLPLGNREELGVPVYTGPKRKRRSSSLKIGNWKDNEWPPERIVQYYGPATWAEDGSYSYRTPIYMLNRIIRLQAVLEIITNETAVALNLLAKQGTNLRAHVYQNRLALDYLLATEGGVCGKFNLSNCCLEVDNTGKVVEEITGRMKKLAHVPVQT; encoded by the coding sequence atgagactgttgatagccataatagtgatactgaccgggttaaaagagggggagagtaactcatgtgacccttgtataaaaaccaccagagtaggatctgtgactaccaagatgttactgtggcactcccattatcaatgcaagggtaCAGACactggtacctgcatacataatgggactacctattcaatgtgctctgtGGAAGATCAGATAACCTGCTATGATCCCACTTATGCACCTTACAAAACCTGGCTAACCGTCCGGAGCTTTAGCTCTACCGGGAAGCTTATAAACCGTACATTGATCACTGACCCCAGCACTGCAGCAAGCCTAACTTTTGATGCGTGTGCTGCGATCAACCTCAACCCCTTCCCAAGAGGAGGGTGTGGGGGATTGGAATGGGAGAGAGAGTATTTGAGAAATGATAGGTACATCTGTTCAGGGAAACTGGGACCTAGCTGTGCAAATGAGGAATGGAACTACTGCCCCACCTGGGGGTGTGCTGCTTGGGGAACATGGGGGATGAAAAATCAGGATGCAATCCTACAATCCTTAGCTAGTTCATCCAGCTGCACAGTGGGAAGTTGCACCCCTGTGAATTTTACCATACATAACCCTGTCCGGTTTTTAGCACAATGGGGAAATAAGTTTGGAGTTCATATTTATGGTAAAGGATCAGACCCCGGTACAATTGTGTATGTCTCACTAGAAACTGAACTAACAAAGAGTGTTAATCATCAGCTATTTCATTCCCTTTATGAAGAACTGGCCACTGGTATGGAGATGCCTCCTAGCACAAAGAACCTGTTCATTGAACTGGCAGAAAGTGTGGCTGACAATTTACAAGTGACAGATTGCTATGTGTGCGGAGGAACTACCATGGGAGACCAATGGCCTTGGGAAGCCAGGGAAAAAGATtatgatgtgccattcagtgccacctctgAGCAGCCTCCTGAACGAATAAGGTCAGAATGGCACCTGAAAACATCAATAATTGGGAAATATTGTATAGCCAGGTCGGGTCCCCAGTATAGAACACATGTAGGAGAAATGGCCTGTTTAGGACAACAGTTTTATAACAACACTTCTAAAAATACATCCTGGTGGAGTGATTCAAACGTACCCGTGCCTGACCCACACCCCTTTACCAATTTCACTCATCTAAAAGGGCTATGGGAAAATCTCACCAAAGAATCTAACTGGAAGGCCCCAGAAAACTTGTATTGGATTTGTGGGAACAAAGCCTATTCAGAGCTCCCTCAAGACTGGTCAGGAGCCTGTGTCTTAGGTACCTTAAAACCCTCATTTTTCCTTCTTCCACTGGGGAATAGGGAAGAATTGGGAGTCCCGGTATACACAGGTCCAAAGAGGAAGCGGAGATCGTCTAGCTTGAAGATAGGAAACTGGAAAGACAATGAATGGCCCCCAGAACGTATTGTCCAGTATTATGGTCCAGCCACATGGGCCGAAGATGGCAGTTACAGTTATAGAACACCAATTTATATGCTTAATCGAATTATAAGGTTACAGGCTGTACTAGAAATAATTACTAACGAAACTGCTGTTGCCTTAAATTTGCTTGCTAAACAAGGAACTAATTTACGTGCTCATGTGTATCAGAATAGACTTGCCTTAGACTATCTGTTAGCTACTGAGGGTGGTGTCTGTGGAAAATTTAATCTGAGTAATTGTTGTTTAGAAGTGGACAACACAGGAAAAGTAGTTGAAGAAATCACTGGTAGAATGAAAAAGTTAGCTCATGTGCCAGTCCAGACATAG